The Calditerricola satsumensis genome includes a window with the following:
- a CDS encoding YifB family Mg chelatase-like AAA ATPase, producing MYAKVLSAAVLGVDGFLVEVEVDIANGLPQTEIVGLPDTAVREARERVRAAVRNSGAAYPVQRITVNLAPADVRKEGAAFDLAIALGVLVASGQLAADALNGVLVLGELALDGALRPVPGVLPMALAAKEKGLGTILLPQANAAEAAVVSGIRIIPVGSLREALAVLKGEAPLPSWTGPAAPPARERATGLDYAEVRGQFHAKRALEVAAAGRHNVLLVGPPGSGKTMLAQRLPSILPPLSEAEALEVTKIYSVAGLLTRGGGLVTERPFRAPHHTISPAGMIGGGSVPRPGEVSLAHRGVLFLDEGPEFSRSVLEVLRQPLEDGYVTIGRARAVVRYPAQFLLVLSMNPCPCGYFGSDAACHCTPGQVQRYRGRLSGPLLDRIDLHVNVPRQTYREWAAEAKCEPSAAIAARVRQAWAMQAERFRGTGVTCNAEMTPALLRRHCVLRREAASLLRRAFDALGLSARAHDRILKVARTIADLAGSETVEAEHVAEAIQYRMLDRPGEGLLG from the coding sequence ATGTACGCCAAAGTGCTGAGCGCGGCGGTGCTCGGCGTCGACGGGTTTCTCGTCGAGGTCGAGGTGGACATCGCGAACGGGCTGCCGCAAACGGAGATCGTCGGGTTGCCGGACACCGCCGTGCGGGAAGCGCGGGAACGGGTGCGCGCGGCGGTGCGCAACAGCGGGGCTGCTTATCCCGTCCAGCGCATCACGGTCAACCTGGCGCCGGCCGATGTGCGGAAGGAAGGGGCCGCCTTTGATCTGGCTATCGCCCTCGGCGTGCTGGTGGCCAGCGGGCAATTGGCGGCCGACGCGCTGAACGGGGTGTTGGTGCTCGGCGAATTGGCCCTCGACGGCGCCCTTCGTCCCGTTCCGGGGGTGCTGCCGATGGCGCTGGCGGCAAAGGAGAAGGGCCTCGGGACGATTCTCCTGCCGCAGGCCAACGCGGCGGAGGCGGCGGTGGTGAGCGGGATCCGGATCATTCCCGTCGGTTCGCTGCGAGAGGCGCTGGCCGTGTTGAAGGGTGAGGCGCCCCTGCCGTCCTGGACGGGCCCGGCGGCGCCACCGGCGCGCGAGCGGGCAACCGGGCTCGATTACGCCGAGGTGCGGGGCCAGTTTCACGCCAAGCGGGCCCTGGAGGTGGCTGCCGCGGGCCGGCACAATGTGCTCCTCGTGGGGCCGCCCGGTTCCGGCAAGACCATGCTGGCCCAGCGCCTGCCGAGCATTTTGCCGCCCTTAAGCGAGGCGGAGGCGCTGGAGGTGACGAAAATCTACAGCGTGGCCGGGCTGCTCACCCGGGGCGGCGGCCTCGTCACCGAACGCCCCTTCCGCGCTCCCCATCACACCATCTCCCCTGCGGGGATGATCGGGGGCGGCAGCGTGCCCCGACCGGGAGAGGTGAGTTTGGCCCACCGCGGGGTGCTGTTTTTGGACGAAGGGCCCGAATTTTCCCGCAGCGTACTGGAAGTCTTGCGCCAGCCCCTGGAAGACGGGTACGTCACGATCGGCCGGGCGCGGGCGGTGGTGCGTTATCCGGCGCAGTTCCTGCTCGTTCTCTCGATGAACCCTTGCCCGTGCGGGTACTTCGGGTCCGACGCGGCGTGCCATTGCACGCCAGGCCAGGTGCAGCGCTACCGCGGCCGCTTGTCGGGTCCGCTCCTGGACCGCATCGACCTCCACGTGAACGTTCCGCGCCAAACGTACCGCGAATGGGCGGCGGAGGCCAAATGCGAGCCGTCGGCGGCCATCGCCGCGCGCGTGCGGCAAGCGTGGGCCATGCAGGCCGAACGGTTTCGCGGCACGGGCGTTACGTGCAACGCCGAAATGACGCCGGCGCTGCTGCGGCGCCATTGCGTCTTGAGGCGGGAGGCGGCCTCGCTTCTGCGCCGGGCCTTTGATGCCCTTGGGCTCTCTGCGCGGGCCCACGACCGGATCTTGAAGGTGGCGCGCACCATCGCCGACCTGGCCGGTTCGGAGACGGTGGAAGCCGAACACGTGGCCGAGGCGATCCAGTACCGAATGCTGGACCGGCCGGGCGAGGGGTTGTTGGGGTGA
- a CDS encoding YraN family protein — protein sequence MNRDRGNGDHPRVKRPDARRLLGRRSEEAARRYLEQKGYAVVATNVAVRWGEIDLVVEKDGWLVFVEVRAKTGERFGSGAESVDARKVARIRRVAAWFLQRTGRTEARVRFDVLSLRWEGPHRVRVRHIENAF from the coding sequence ATGAACCGGGACAGGGGGAACGGTGACCATCCGCGCGTCAAGCGCCCCGACGCCCGCCGCCTGTTGGGCCGGCGCAGCGAGGAGGCGGCTCGCCGGTACCTGGAGCAAAAGGGGTACGCCGTCGTCGCGACGAATGTCGCCGTGCGGTGGGGCGAGATCGACCTCGTCGTCGAGAAGGACGGGTGGCTCGTGTTCGTCGAGGTGCGCGCCAAAACGGGCGAGCGGTTCGGCAGCGGCGCCGAATCGGTGGACGCGCGAAAGGTGGCCCGCATCCGCCGCGTTGCCGCCTGGTTTCTGCAGCGCACGGGGCGCACCGAGGCGCGCGTGCGCTTCGACGTGCTTTCCTTGCGCTGGGAAGGGCCGCATCGCGTCCGCGTGCGGCATATAGAAAACGCCTTTTAG